The nucleotide window CACCTATAGTAGGAATAAAGAAAATCTGACCTAATTACATGTGAATAGGAATTGGTGGCTTGGAAAATTTCCAAGTTCACACAGTGACTCCTTTGACCACTCTGGGAATCTACTTCTTGCTGTTATTCCACTTGTGACagaatcatgttttaaaattctatagtTCAAACAACATGTATGAAAGGGGAGATATTATATTTGGGAAAATGCTATGTGTCAAAAAATTACTCTACTGAGGATGAGGACACTGAGCCAAAGATTCATGTGAAAAGTATGACTAATAATTTTCATACACTGTGAGTTCAACTCCTAcctctgtcacttattagctgtgcaGCCTTGTgccagttatttaacctctctgtgcttccactGCAATATCTACAAGATGAGACTAATAACTGTACTCTTCTCATGGGATTGTTGGTGTAGTAAGTGATTTAATACTTCTAGAGggcttagaatggtgcctggcacacgaTAAACACTTTGTAAATGCTAGTCATTGATGTTCAGTATTCTGGCAGGTGTTTGTAGTCACCTGTTTCAGATGGAAACCCACCATGGAATTTTAGTTAAGCTGGTACTTATCATATCCCATCACCTCAGGGAATCATAAGAGTCATGCACTGATTATCACTGGGGTTCCTACATGCAAGGATACTTGAGTGAGTAGCCTAAGGGTGTCACTATTGGAACTTTTCCCAAATGGCTAGTTTCCCAGGAACACCCCACCAGTGCTAGCACAGTGGCTAAATAACACTTTTGAAGAGTCTACACTAATTTTGCCCAGAATTGTCAACATGCCAAATGGTGTTTACAACTATAGGGTTCTAATACCTTTATCATGATGGAAAGACAAGTCTAAGAATTTGCTAGTTTGACAACTTAGGGGTGAAGAAGCAAAGAAGTCTTCCAGGAGACAAGTTTGATATATATTATCCTGTTCCTCGGGGATTAATATCATGAGCTGGATATCATGAGCTGTTGAGATCAGACAAGCACAATGCGGAAAAGCACCTTCCATTGCATAATGTGcatattttacataaaacatcATATTTAACGAACTTTATCAATTCCAATGATATTGAAAAATACTCCATGGAAGAAATGCAATAGATTCCTTGACATTTAAAGCTTGAAGGGATCTCActgaacatttatttcaatgttccTCAAATTGGCTAGGTTCCCAGGAACACCCGCCAGTGCTAGCTCTGTCCACCTCTCCccacttcttttatttcttttccacaaGATTTCTCAAAACCTGGAATGTGCTACAGTGTACTGTGACTTTCCAAGAACGAAACATGGGGTATGACCCATCCTGACCACGGAAACTCCTTTTCTCTCATAACCTTTTAACTTTACAGGGGTCATTACTGATGATAAGAACCCTCTGGGCAAATACTGATGTATTATAACCACATGACCTTACAGAGCAACAAACGGATGCCCAGAGTGGTCCAATGAGTCACTGTGTGAACTAAATGACCACAGAGCTAGCCCAGAATCTAGGCCTGTCTGTACAGCTATTCAGGGAGAACTGTGCACAGAGGACTGAGTGCTCTGGGCCGAGGAAGCCTGGAGAAGAACAAGGAGACAATGAAAAGATGGTAACAGAACCGACCGTTCTGTAAGGAAAGGTAGAAGAACCAGTTACCTGAGAATGTGGCTTCCTCCCCTACCTTTTTGCTCCACCTTTGTTAAAGATGTACAATTTAAGAAAAGACCCTGTGGTGGGTGTTACAGAAGACACCAAAAAGCTGAGCACAAGACTCAGACATGCCGTATAGGACCTCAGATTCTTACTAAGAAGACACACGTGAAGTTGAAATGTTAGCAACAATCCGATTTTCTAACACTTGTAGTTTCTAAGCATTTTTACGTACATTTCCCCAAATTCTTATTGGGCAAGTATGATTTGTCCTTTTTTATATGTGAGAAATGAACCACTGGCCAGAGACTGTGACGTGTCACGAGGTCAGAGACCTACACTAGCAAGTGGATTCCATCTTCTGATCACCCTATCCATATCTCATGTGTAGTTTCTGACAAATGTTTGGCTTTCTGCTGACATCTGCAAATGCTTGGGGGTATTTACACTATGTACAGTAAATTGTTTGCCTATTCAAGAGTATTTCCATTACCaagattgatttttttgaaaaaggttTATAAGAAAAACCATTTGTAACAAGGGAAGAAGGACATGGCAGGGCAATGCGGAAAGCAAGAGTGAATATggtattatatacattttaccacAGACTTTCAACTGCAAAACCAAATGTTCATTGTTGAAAATTTTGATCATAGGGAAAagtagaatgagaaaaaaaaactcaccaATCAAAGAAAAGCAGTGTCCAACAATGCCCTCATTCCTCAAATGTTTAAGGCCATCATACTACAAAACTTGACAATTTACATtaagcttttgaaaattatttacttcTAAGTACCTTTAAGTGGTAATAACGACTTTTTTGTTCAACCTACAACATATTATAGCGGACAATAAAAGAAGATGCTAAAAGCATTCACATTTGAGGCATATCAGTTATATTTTGGAAGTTAAAGAGGAACACACGGGGGGCTAGGGGAGTGTCCTTACTGATCCATTAGCACTCTACCGTCAGAAATATCTGATCATGCCTGCAGCCAGATCCAGGGCGATGGCTGGAACCTTTGATCTTGAGTCACACTCCAGCATATGGTGCTACTAAACATAATCAAAGTGCAAATCTTTATGGAAAATTACAGAGACTCTGAAAAGGGGATGGATGCTTCCTTCCTCTAATTTCCTTTCCTGCCATGTTCCTGGTCTTAAGTAAAAAACATTTGGCCTTTTGATGAAATCTGCAAACACTTTGAGGATATTTACACTGTATGTAGTCAATTATTGGACTGTCCAAGATTATTTCCATTACTGAGATTGACAGACTGTTTCTTGCCAGGATACAGCCACGGTTTTCAGCGACATGGGTATGACATTGCCTCCTTATCCAGTGACTTTAGAATAAAGAGACATCTGCAgctcgggggcggggggggctaGGTGacgagttggggtggggggtgcttgACATTTGTACATCCAGGTTTTGATAATAAATCACTGAAATTTTAAAGGATGAGTTGGTAATCTTTAACGTCAATATTCATCAAAAGAGGTGTTCCCCCACAAATATTTTCAAGCcattaattataacaatttaGATCAGGTTGtgagaaaaatagtaacattttaagaattaaattccCTTCAAATAGATCTGTCAGCCCATCAAAGAGAGTGGGAGATAATTTCTGAATTATAAATTCAGAAACGAATCTCATGTCCAAGTTGGTCATCTTTGCCCTCTTGTCAAGGTTCTGTTGTTAAGTCTGAGGAACTGTAATGTACCTGAGCCCGGAGAAACAGGTGCCAAGCAAGCTTGCAATCTAGAAAGAACTTGGGACCCAGGAAAGCTTGTGTGCTGTATCTCATGGTTACTGATGATTTTACCCAAGCCTTAagcaaattgtttttaatgtattatttaaaaaataaaaaaaagacatctgAAGGACCATTCAAAACGTTTAATCAAGTACAGAGGAGTCCACTTTCAGTTGGTGGGCACTGGCACGGCTGGGCTTGTCGTTCATGGCTTCCGTCTGCCCTGAGCAGGCAGTGCCAGACCTTGTTGGCTGATGCTCTTACTGTACCAGTTGTTAACTATTTTGACCATCACCCCAAACTGGCCTCATTAGTTGTACATACAGGCATGTATCAACAGGGTGCCTAGCAAGGTCCAACTATAAAAATCTGGGGTCAGAAGCCTATGGTTTAGATTGCGGTCTACACTCTATCATTACAGTGGCAGATCATTCCAGAAGTCAGCTAACTTCTCTAGCTCTCAGCATCCtctccccaaactggaaatatgACTAATCCTCACCTAACGGCCTCATGAGACTTATGTTGAGGTTCAAACCAGATTTTAGATATGAAAGCATTTgtttataaacttttttatttatttcaaagaaatatacatCGTAATTGTACATCATGTAGAAAACGCCAAAGAGTATAAATAATTATTCAGTCTCTCACCATGTAAAGACAATAACTGTTGACATCTTTAACAACTTTCTTCCAGCTTTTTATAAAAACCCCTTGACAATTCAACAACAGCTGTGAGGaccacaaaaatgaaacaaaacgaGGCAGCTAGGTGGGGATATATatgactaaataaatgttattactgCAGTatgaagaaatccaaataaaagaataatggaaaGTTGTACCATAAAACACAATTACCGATGTGGTTCCTAGAGAGGACAAATATTTTAGAgtacttatttagaaataagagaCACTTTTATACCTAAAGCATTTCCTTAGGCTACTGACTCAATACTATTCTCAGGGAGGACACCATTATATTACTGCTATAAAATGTCAGTTACACAAAAACAAACTTTATACTGTGACCATAAACAGTGTGTGGATTTGCCTTATTGCCTAAGTCATTATGCTCAGTCAACAACTGCCTTTCCTTTTTTAGCTTGCCAGAACTGCCTACAGTCAGTCACTGTAGTTCTTGAAGTCATGCAATCTGTTTATACATGTCAGTTTCAAACAATCAGGCATCTTTGAACTGATGGATAAGGATTTTCCTTGGACATAAAACCCAGTGTGTTGGGAGCAATGTGTGTTACCTTGGCAATGGCCTTAAACACATACAGGGTTAGGTGGACGGATGCTTTCCACAGAGGTTTTAGTTCTTGATTGTTTTCTTCTCGAAAGATCAGGGCTATCACAGCAAATGGTGCTCATCGTATGTATTTAGTATAGGATGGCACCAGCCTCTGGGATGATCTTCTCGGGTACATTTATCTCTCAGCCACGCTAAGCTTTGTCTCACTCCTCTTTCTATCCCTGGACTCCTAGCCAAGGAGACACTGACATGTCTGAGCAGGCCCCTAAGAATTCTCGTTCAGTACCTTAGACAATACCTGGGAATGTGCTAACTGAAGATCCCCAGGCCCTCTTCTGCATCAGCTTCTCTGGGGTGGGCCTAGGGTCCTGGATTCCTAAGCTCCTCAGTTTCCAccgctgtaaaatggggaaaacgATAGTTCCTACCTCACAAGATAGCTGTGGAAATAAATTAGTTCCGTTAGGCCGAGTGCCTGGACCACTGGTTGGCACTCAGCTCTATGTAAGTGCTTATCATTACCACTGTTGCTATTCGAATACGGTCTGTCAATCGTGAACAGGTGTTTTGGAAATACTGTCTATTAGTTTTCTCAAAATTTAGTGTGCATGAAAATCATCGGATGGTTTATAAATGCAGGTGCCGGGACTTCAGCCCTCCCCCCAGGGATTCTGATTTAATAAGGCAGATACCTAGCAGGGAATCTGTATTCCTATATTTCCttaaggaggaaaatgaagaattaGCAGATACACTGTAAACCAGGGGTTCTCCTTTTCACATTCCTCATCCCTAAGGCAAAGAAACTTGTCTCTCAGACTGGGGCAAAGATGAGGCCGATTCACATAGAGTTTGGGGGAGGGCATTTGATAACATGCCAAGGGACCATTGGGGCGTCTCAATTTCCTACTTCATCTGTCAAGGGCCATACTGTCTGTCTGGGGTTGGCTCACATGAGCTGAGGAAGCAGCTGCCgtccctgcaggctgccctgAGTGAGCTCCGGAAAGCTGCTCCAGCCAAGCTTGGCAGGCCCACCTCTCCCTGCAGTGGGGGCTTGGCCTGAGCTCTCCTCCCCTAACCTGTCCTGCACCAGGGCAGCCGGGGCCAACTCAGGTCAGCTCTAGGGGCAGTTGAACACATGGCCTGagatccttcctgcctctgcagCTGCAGTTCAATGGAACCATAGGTTGCTTGGGAAGAAAGCACTGTACATCCCTGGTCCCTGGAGAGCTCAAGAAGATTCCATGCCTGGGCAAGAACACCTGAGAACCCTTACAACACATATATGTGTCATGGAACCAGCTTGCCTGTGTTCCTGACCTCTGAAACTACCCACAGTGTGCTTGAGAATTAAAGGGCGAGCTTTCCAAAAGGGAAGTGACAAAGCTCTTGTTTGTCTTATGAACAGTACTTCTTTCTGGATGTCCACTTGTGTTTATGCAAATTATACATTCAAGCATAATCAATACTTGAACCTCCTGGGAACTGATCAAGCCTGGATCCACCTGTAAACAAAGACATTATGTAGTTAAGAGATAGGCATTTAAATGGAGACAACTATGTTTTTGCTAAAAATTATTGcttttactaaaaattattgctttttatagaaaattaggTATAGGCcatgttataataaaatagaattaacatttaaaaaaatgctttcctACGTACTCCTGTAATTTTCCTCCCTGTTCTTTCTAAATCCATGTACTTTCTCCTCCTAAAATGCTACATATGGACAAGGCCTGTCTCAAATATTTGAGAAGCCCAGGGTTAGTGTGTGAGAGAAATCCCTGGCCCGAGGCCCCTCCCCCGAACCCCTCAGCTCTGGCTCCAGAATTACCAGGAGTCTCCCAAAGGTTTCCTGGGCATACCAGTGGAAATACCAGCCCACACCTCCAGGTTCTTTTTGCATAGCTGTTCTTTGGCCTTCCCTTGGTCCCAGGGGTAAATAGACTTGTGGCATGACTGATCCCCAGGAGGACAGATGGGGGAAAGGCCTGTACAGACTTGGGCAGTTGAGTTGGGAATTCCAGGGTCCCAGGAACCCTGAGCAGGATTGGGGCTGTGGGTGGGCACATCCCTTTGGAAGCCCCAAACCCTGCTCTCATGGGGGCTGACACAACCAGAGGAGGACTGAAACATGATCCTCTAAATTACAGGGCTCAGGATAGGGACCCAGGTTGCCCTATTCTAAGAGTGATGCTTATATATACAGTAtctatacaaaatatatacagtcTGCTTTACCTATGTGAATACCTGGGTCTGGATGTTCTATCAACACATGTCCCACACAAACCACTGCAGATTCCAAGGTTCTAGAAGGCAAGAACTAGACAgataacattttctttgtatagCACCTGGTTTATTTAGGCGGAGATAGCTCTTGATGTTGCAGTGTGGGTATGGTTAGGTCAACTGCCTGCTGGACATCCTTAAAGGGCAATAAGGAATATTTATTTGGAAGTCATTGTACGAGCAAGGGTTGTGTGACACTATCAAAAAATACAGATGTCAAAAAAATCTCATCAACAAAGATTCAGACAGAAGTTCTGGCGGTTCCTAAATCACTCTCTTGCGTATGTTCCCACGCTTCCCCTCTGAGCACCCTTCTTACCTGCATCTAGGTAATACTCAGTACTTCCTGACGCTGGAAGCCTTCCTCTGCTCTCAGTCCAGGCAGAGTTCTCCTCCTCAGGGCTCCCACAGCCACACTGCACAGCTCTTACCACCCGCCCGCACTGCGCCTTGCCCATCAGTCTCCCTAAGAAGCTGTTCATCCTGAGGCCTGGCACATGCTAACTTCTCACTAGATGCCTCTTGCCTGGTAACTGGGAGAAATATAGAGTTAATGCAGTTTGGGGGTTGCTTTTCCAGCTCCACTTTTTTATTACCAGGGGATCTAAGTACTGctagattaaaacaaaataccactTGAACTCCTGGAAGAGAGAGATGGTCTGAAAACGAATCACACGTCTGAACGGGTAGCATTACAGACACGGAGACCATTGGGGCTACATACGAAAACCACATAAATGTACTCCAGATCGTCAGCTTCTTGAGGGGAAGATACGTCTCTTTCCTTTAATTTCCCACAGAGTAGGtccttaaaaattacattttctgaacactttggggtggggtgggcagaaggGGGCTTTTATTTTTCGCGAGATAGTTTGCATGAACAAACGGTAATTAACAGCTCTTTCTTGCCCATTCTCTTCTCAGCAGGGGCTGCCCTCAAAGGAGCAATTGATAAATGCTCCATTCTCTATTGATAAGAAACGATGAGACTTCCTCAACTAAGCCAGGCCTGAGAACTTTTGGGCCTAAAGACTGAAGATCACTGCAAGCCCAGACATAAAGGGGAgcaacctcccccacccccagctaccCCCGCAGGGAGCAGTTACCGGAGGGTCTGGTAaggtaattttatatatatgcacacgTGCAGGGCTGGAAGACTGGAGGGGAATTAATGAGACTAAATCACCAAAATCTGACAGAGGCACTTTCACGGTGGTAGAACCAGTTCTGAGCTTTCTCCATGCTCTAGCCTAAAGCAGAGCCAAGCAAATAATTCAGTTCAGATCCCTAAAGGGGGCGGTGCCTCTCCTCCGCTACCATCGACGTCAAAAACCCAAACACGCCACAGTTAGAATGGGTTGACCTAGCCTCTGCCGACAGTAGCCCGCCAACAGCTCTTTGCAGACAAACTGTGCTCCCCACAACTTCTGTAGAATGCTGGCGGACTCCGTGCTGCCCAAACTTCCCGCAGGGTGGTACCTGGAAGAGCAAGTGACTTAAAAACCAGTAAAACAAGCCGCGCTCCTACTGATCCGAAGACATTGGTGTACTCGTCTAAAATAAAAAGGTCTCTGTCTGCAAATCCCGTTTGCTCGACCGGTaatccacccccgcccccagcccagcGTGTCCGCCTCGTACAGCTGTTTTTAATCCCTACTTTTCTCACTTGGCGTCCCGGACTTGGGCTGACCAGACGCGGAGCCTCCTCCCCCTGCCGGGGTCTATCCTCCCTCCGCCGTCTCCTCTTTCCTCGCCTGCATCCCCGGGGGGCAGAGTGTGGGAAGAACGAATTTCCGCCCGGTTTCCTCGCCACTCGCCGACTTGGGTCCCTTCCGGACGCAGCCTGCGCACCGCGGCTCCTCCCCCGGCTGTTCCACTGAGACCGCACTCCCAGTCCCGGACCCAGAGCGAGGAGGCGCGGGCTGCGGGGGCTGAGCCGCCGCGGCGCAGCAGCCAAGCCGCGCCCCGAGCAGCTCTTGGAAGGGCTCCCGCCTGCAGCTGGGGAATCCACTCGGCGGGGAGAATCCGTGCCAGGGAATCCAGCTCTCCGGACTCGAGCTGCAAACAAAAACCTCAGTTCTtgctcccccctccaccccacgACGCGCACCCGGAGAAACATTTTTTCTGCAGAAATGCAACAAGTAGCACCCGTAGCTCGCGCAGCGCCCTGCGCCGCCTGACTTGGCTGAGCGAAGCCCGCCTGCAGAGACCCGGGCCAGCCACCGGACAAAGGGCGGAGGAGGGGCTGGACCGCGGAGCGGAGTCCGAAAGAGGCCATTTAGCGACTCTGGCCAGGCCAAGGGGAATGCAGAGGAGACACAGAGCCGGAGGGCCAAGAGGACGATCCGGCCGCTGCACGCTGGGCGGGCGGCGATGGAGGCTGCCCGCGCCGTGCGCTTCCTGCTTGTGGTGTGCGGCTGCCTCGCACTTCCACCGCGGGCCGAGCCCGTGTGCCCGGAGCGCTGCGATTGCCAGCACCCCCAGCACCTCCTGTGCACCAACAGGGGGCTCCGCGCCGTGCCCAAGACCAGCTCGCTGCCGAGCCCCCAGGACGTGCTCACCTACAGCCTTGGCGGCAACTTTATAACCAACATCACGGCCTTTGACTTCCACCGCCTGGGACAGCTCAGACGGCTGGACCTGCAGTACAACCAGATCCGCTCTCTGCACCCCAAGACCTTCGAGAAGCTCTCGCGACTGGAGGAGCTCTACCTAGGGAACAACCTCCTGCAGGCGCTCGCCCCAGGCACGCTGGCCCCACTGCGCAAGCTGCGTATCCTCTACGCCAACGGGAACGAGATCGGCCGCCTGAGTCGCGGCTCCTTCGAGGGCCTGGAGAGTCTTGTCAAGCTGCGGCTGGATGGAAACGCCCTGGGGGCACTGCCGGACGCGGTCTTCGCTCCCTTGGGCAACTTGCTCTACCTACATCTGGAGTCCAACCGGATCCGCTTTCTGAGCAAGAACGTCTTCGCCCAGCTGGGCAAACTGCGCTTCCTCAACCTCTCTGCCAACGAACTGCAGCCCTCCTTACGCCACGCGGCCACCTTCGCACCGCTGCGCTCACTTTCCACCCTCATCCTCTCGGCTAACAGCCTGCAGCACCTCGGGCCGCGAGTCTTCCAGCACCTGCCGCGCCTCGGCCTACTCTCACTTAGAGGCAACCAGCTCACGCACCTCGCGCCGGAGGCCTTTTGGGGGTTGGAGGCCCTGCGTGAGTTGCGCCTGGAGGGCAACCGGCTGAGCCAACTGCCAGTGGCGCTGCTGGAGCCTCTGCACAGCCTGGAGGCACTGGACCTGAGCGGCAACGAGCTGTCCGCTCTGCACCCCACTATCTTTGGCCACCTGGGCCGGCTGCGCGAGCTCAGCCTACGCGACAACGCACTCAGCGCCCTCTCCGGGGACATCTTCGCTGCCAGCCCGGCTCTCTACCGCCTGGATCTAGATGGCAACGGCTGGACCTGCGACTGCCGGCTACGGGGCCTGAAGCGATGGATGGGCGACTGGCACTCGCAAGGCCGGCTTCTCACGGTCTTTGTGCAGTGTCGCCACCCCCCGGCCCTGAGGGGGAAGTACCTGGATTACCTGGACGACCAGCAACTGCAGAATGGGACTTGTGCAGATCTCTCGCCGTCGGTTTCCCCGACAGCCGATGGCAAGCGGTGGCCCTTACCCACTGCCACCGGGGGGGAGATGGCGCCCCCTACAGGTGGCCTCGCAGAGGAGCTGCCGCCGCAGCCGCAGCCCCAGCAGCGGGGGCGATTACCGCCGGGGGTAGCCTGGGATGGGACAGCCAGGGAGCTCTTGAGCAACCGCAGCGCCCTGAGGCTGAGCAGACGGGGCCCAGGTCTCCAGCAGCCGGGCCCCTCCGCCGCTGCTGCCGCGGAGTGGGCTCCACAGCCCCTGGACCTGCTCGAGAAGGCCGAGTTGGGACGTCCGACTCTGGTTGGTCCTGAGCATGCGGAACCCACCCCGACGGCTGCGCCCAACTCTGCGCCACTGCCTGCCGGCGACCCCTGGCAACGTGCGGCGAAGCAGCTCCTAGCCGTTCAGCAGCAAGAGAGCGCCGCCCAGTCCCACGGCGGGGTCGGCCTGCCGCCGCTGGTGTCCGATCCGTGCGACTTCAACAAGTTCATTCTGTGCAACCTAACGGTAGAGGCGGTGGGCGCCGACAGCGCCTCGGTACGCTGGGCCGTGCGGGAGTTCCGCAGCCCCCGGCCGCTGGGCGGCGCGCGCTTCCGCCTGCTCTTCGATCGCTTTGGCCAGCAGCCAAAATTCCACCGCTTCGTCTACCTGCCGGAGCGCAGCGACTCGGCCACTCTGCGCGAGCTGCGCGGAGACACCCCCTACCTGGTGTGCGTAGAGAGCGTGCTTGGGGGCCGCGTCTGCCCGGTGGCCCCCCGCGACCACTGCGCAGGGCTGGTCACCCTGCCCGAGCCTGGGGGCCGGAGCAGCGTCGACTACCAGCTGCTGACCTTGGCCCTGCTGGCGGTGAATGCGCTGCTAGTGCTCCTGGCCTTGGCTGCCTGGGCGTCACGCT belongs to Rhinolophus ferrumequinum isolate MPI-CBG mRhiFer1 chromosome 20, mRhiFer1_v1.p, whole genome shotgun sequence and includes:
- the LOC117012401 gene encoding uncharacterized protein LOC117012401 isoform X2, whose amino-acid sequence is MASFGLRSAVQPLLRPLSGGWPGSLQAGFAQPSQAAQGAARATGATCCISAEKMFLRVRVVGWRGEQELRFLFAARVRRAGFPGTDSPRRVDSPAAGGSPSKSCSGRGLAAAPRRLSPRSPRLLALGPGLGVRSQWNSRGRSRGAQAASGRDPSRRVARKPGGNSFFPHSAPRGCRRGKRRRRREDRPRQGEEAPRLVSPSPGRQVPPCGKFGQHGVRQHSTEVVGSTVCLQRAVGGLLSAEARSTHSNCGVFGFLTSMVAEERHRPL
- the LOC117012401 gene encoding uncharacterized protein LOC117012401 isoform X1, coding for MASFGLRSAVQPLLRPLSGGWPGSLQAGFAQPSQAAQGAARATGATCCISAEKMFLRVRVVGWRGEQELRFLFAARVRRAGFPGTDSPRRVDSPAAGGSPSKSCSGRGLAAAPRRLSPRSPRLLALGPGLGVRSQWNSRGRSRGAQAASGRDPSRRVARKPGGNSFFPHSAPRGCRRGKRRRRREDRPRQGEEAPRLVSPSPGRQVRKVPPCGKFGQHGVRQHSTEVVGSTVCLQRAVGGLLSAEARSTHSNCGVFGFLTSMVAEERHRPL
- the TRIL gene encoding TLR4 interactor with leucine rich repeats; translated protein: MEAARAVRFLLVVCGCLALPPRAEPVCPERCDCQHPQHLLCTNRGLRAVPKTSSLPSPQDVLTYSLGGNFITNITAFDFHRLGQLRRLDLQYNQIRSLHPKTFEKLSRLEELYLGNNLLQALAPGTLAPLRKLRILYANGNEIGRLSRGSFEGLESLVKLRLDGNALGALPDAVFAPLGNLLYLHLESNRIRFLSKNVFAQLGKLRFLNLSANELQPSLRHAATFAPLRSLSTLILSANSLQHLGPRVFQHLPRLGLLSLRGNQLTHLAPEAFWGLEALRELRLEGNRLSQLPVALLEPLHSLEALDLSGNELSALHPTIFGHLGRLRELSLRDNALSALSGDIFAASPALYRLDLDGNGWTCDCRLRGLKRWMGDWHSQGRLLTVFVQCRHPPALRGKYLDYLDDQQLQNGTCADLSPSVSPTADGKRWPLPTATGGEMAPPTGGLAEELPPQPQPQQRGRLPPGVAWDGTARELLSNRSALRLSRRGPGLQQPGPSAAAAAEWAPQPLDLLEKAELGRPTLVGPEHAEPTPTAAPNSAPLPAGDPWQRAAKQLLAVQQQESAAQSHGGVGLPPLVSDPCDFNKFILCNLTVEAVGADSASVRWAVREFRSPRPLGGARFRLLFDRFGQQPKFHRFVYLPERSDSATLRELRGDTPYLVCVESVLGGRVCPVAPRDHCAGLVTLPEPGGRSSVDYQLLTLALLAVNALLVLLALAAWASRWLRKKLRARRKGGAPVHVRHMYSTRRPLRSMGTGVSADFSGFQSHRPRTTVCALSEADLIEFPCDRFMDSGGGGAGGSLRREDHLLQRFAD